One genomic region from Haloterrigena gelatinilytica encodes:
- a CDS encoding DUF7504 family protein gives MEPATPSAIDPPANVLLVHEKQCEPAVCPDLCHDTGATADLRVSFADNRPDRPDPDAVTGKVGLLTVGDVLIEDTAESARDFEKRVVVDTVRDPTDLSAIGVAVSRFCKYWSDEQLTVCFDSLDALLRSTPPKDVFQFAHVLTNRLSSVDAYAHFHFDPTRHEDRVVSTFGEIFDAVVAEEGSEESLPEATDEEVADLLAAWTDGADEPDGEFEFAVEPSTEATDEDIARLLGN, from the coding sequence ATGGAGCCAGCAACCCCTTCCGCGATCGATCCGCCGGCGAACGTCTTGCTCGTTCACGAGAAACAGTGCGAGCCAGCCGTCTGTCCGGACCTCTGCCACGACACCGGCGCGACGGCAGATCTCAGGGTTTCGTTCGCGGATAACCGGCCGGATCGACCGGATCCGGACGCGGTGACCGGGAAGGTTGGCCTCCTGACGGTCGGGGACGTCCTGATCGAGGACACCGCCGAGTCGGCCCGCGATTTCGAGAAGCGAGTCGTCGTCGACACGGTTCGCGATCCGACTGATCTCTCCGCCATCGGTGTCGCCGTCAGTCGGTTCTGTAAATACTGGTCCGACGAACAACTCACGGTCTGTTTCGATTCGCTGGACGCCTTGCTCCGCTCGACGCCGCCGAAGGACGTCTTCCAGTTCGCGCACGTGTTGACCAATCGGCTCTCGAGTGTCGACGCGTACGCGCACTTTCACTTCGATCCGACGCGCCACGAGGATCGCGTCGTCTCGACGTTCGGGGAGATTTTCGACGCGGTCGTCGCCGAGGAGGGCAGCGAGGAATCGCTGCCGGAAGCGACCGACGAGGAGGTCGCCGATCTGCTGGCGGCGTGGACCGACGGAGCCGACGAACCCGACGGCGAGTTCGAGTTCGCCGTCGAGCCGTCGACCGAAGCGACCGACGAGGATATCGCGCGGCTGCTGGGGAATTGA
- the thrC gene encoding threonine synthase — protein MSLSLSADQPAVPDDADDGVWLECIDCGETFAPFDDVRYTCDDCDSLLEVRYADLPTFDDFEGQGVWRYADALPFESGVSIQEGATPLYEVPRLEEAIGVEALRIKHEGMNPTGSFKDRGMTVGVKVAEELGVGRLACASTGNTSAALAAYGSRGGMETLVLLPAGKVAAGKIAQASLHGARILEVDGNFDACLDIVQELAGQGEAYLLNSLNPFRLEGQKTIGLEILEGFLADYDAVPDRIVLPVGNAGNTSALYKAFRELVQAGELEEDDVPKLTGVQAEGAAPMVEAVENGADEVRRWEDVETRATAIRIGNPVNAPKALPGIRETGGTAVAVSDEEITEAQRDIAAEGIGVEPASAASVAGLRKLRAEGIVDDDERVACLTTGHLLKDPDAAAAAGSDPEPVPADTQGVLASLASESSSDR, from the coding sequence ATGAGTCTCAGCCTCTCCGCTGATCAGCCGGCCGTCCCGGACGACGCCGACGACGGCGTCTGGCTCGAGTGTATCGACTGCGGCGAGACGTTCGCGCCCTTCGACGACGTCCGCTACACCTGCGACGACTGCGACAGCCTGCTCGAGGTCCGCTACGCCGACCTCCCGACGTTCGACGACTTCGAGGGCCAGGGTGTCTGGCGCTACGCCGACGCCCTGCCCTTCGAGTCGGGCGTCTCGATCCAGGAAGGTGCGACGCCGCTGTACGAGGTGCCGCGACTCGAGGAGGCGATCGGCGTCGAGGCCCTGCGAATCAAACACGAGGGGATGAACCCCACCGGCTCGTTCAAGGACCGCGGGATGACCGTCGGCGTCAAGGTCGCCGAGGAACTCGGCGTCGGCCGCCTCGCGTGCGCGTCGACGGGCAACACCAGCGCCGCGCTGGCCGCCTACGGCTCCCGCGGCGGGATGGAGACGCTCGTGCTCCTCCCCGCGGGGAAGGTCGCGGCGGGCAAGATCGCCCAGGCCAGCCTCCACGGCGCCCGCATCCTCGAGGTCGACGGCAACTTCGACGCCTGCCTCGACATCGTCCAGGAGCTCGCGGGACAGGGCGAGGCCTACCTGCTGAACTCGCTGAACCCCTTCCGGCTGGAGGGCCAGAAGACGATCGGCCTCGAGATCCTCGAGGGCTTCCTCGCGGATTACGACGCCGTTCCGGACCGAATCGTCTTGCCGGTCGGCAACGCCGGCAACACCTCGGCGCTCTACAAGGCCTTCCGCGAACTCGTCCAGGCGGGCGAACTCGAGGAGGACGACGTCCCCAAGCTGACCGGCGTCCAGGCCGAGGGCGCGGCGCCGATGGTCGAGGCCGTCGAGAACGGAGCAGACGAGGTCCGGCGCTGGGAGGACGTCGAGACGCGAGCGACCGCGATCCGTATCGGCAACCCCGTCAACGCACCGAAGGCCCTCCCCGGGATCCGCGAAACGGGCGGCACCGCCGTCGCGGTCTCCGACGAGGAGATCACCGAGGCCCAACGCGACATCGCGGCCGAGGGGATCGGCGTCGAACCCGCGTCCGCCGCCTCCGTCGCCGGGCTCCGAAAGCTCCGCGCGGAAGGGATCGTCGACGACGACGAGCGCGTCGCCTGTCTCACGACCGGCCACCTGCTCAAGGACCCCGACGCCGCCGCCGCGGCGGGGAGCGACCCCGAGCCCGTGCCGGCCGACACGCAAGGTGTTCTCGCGAGCCTTGCGAGTGAGAGCTCGTCGGATCGATAG
- a CDS encoding transcription initiation factor IIB translates to MVNTDSAPVCPECDGRLRTRGTETICEECGLVSSEDAIDRGPEWRSFDGEETDRRRTGAPLTRSRHDRGLSTKIGYGSGSSGEYNSRLTGRKRRQIARLRREHNRARISSKADRNQVYGFAEIRRINTHLSLPESAREQSCALFESAQSAGLLQGRSLEGFAAAAVYATCRTRSNARTIDEITDVARADEDELTVAYDALNRELGLPTGPIDPSQYLPRYASQLDLETAVENRARECVAALLEEGLIGGRNPSGVAAACLYKAAGEREAWPTITQADAAAVADVAPVTIRSTVMNLREL, encoded by the coding sequence ATGGTGAACACGGACTCAGCACCTGTCTGTCCGGAATGTGACGGGAGATTGCGGACTCGAGGTACCGAAACGATCTGCGAGGAGTGCGGTCTCGTCTCTTCGGAAGATGCGATCGATCGCGGGCCCGAATGGCGCTCGTTCGACGGCGAGGAGACCGACCGACGGCGGACGGGCGCGCCGCTGACCCGCTCGCGACACGATCGCGGGCTCTCCACGAAAATCGGCTACGGCTCCGGCTCGAGCGGCGAGTACAACTCCCGGCTGACCGGGCGAAAACGCAGGCAAATCGCCCGCCTTCGGCGCGAGCACAATCGAGCGCGAATCTCCTCGAAAGCCGACCGGAATCAAGTCTACGGCTTTGCCGAGATTCGACGGATCAACACCCACCTCTCGCTGCCGGAATCGGCCAGAGAACAGTCGTGTGCGCTCTTCGAGTCGGCCCAATCCGCGGGCCTTCTTCAGGGGCGATCGCTCGAGGGGTTCGCCGCCGCCGCAGTGTACGCGACCTGCCGAACGCGCTCGAACGCCCGGACGATCGACGAGATTACCGACGTCGCCCGCGCCGACGAGGACGAACTCACCGTCGCCTACGACGCGCTCAATCGCGAACTCGGCCTTCCGACGGGGCCGATCGACCCGTCCCAGTACCTGCCGCGGTACGCCTCGCAGCTCGACCTCGAGACGGCGGTCGAGAACCGAGCCCGCGAGTGCGTCGCCGCGCTCCTCGAGGAGGGGCTGATCGGCGGCCGCAACCCGAGCGGGGTCGCCGCGGCGTGTCTCTACAAGGCCGCCGGCGAACGCGAGGCGTGGCCGACGATCACGCAGGCCGACGCGGCCGCCGTCGCCGACGTCGCGCCGGTGACGATCCGCTCGACGGTGATGAATCTCAGAGAGCTCTGA
- a CDS encoding DUF502 domain-containing protein, with protein sequence MSKPGDGVTGRFKRWLINGIALTIPLVITILALILVVDFVLGVLSPVVRGVMFVWPNEPPEAVVQFVTMGSLLAFFLLVGIAAEYTPGTAISQRVHATMETIPGVSTIYESVRRASKLLVDDDTDQFQDVKLVEFPHRDAYMLGFLTAQTPPDIEAQVGNGPMVTIMVPLGPNPTTNGFVMHMPAEHVYDVDVTVEEAFRVIATLGVASDDLGDDT encoded by the coding sequence ATGTCGAAACCGGGTGACGGCGTCACAGGCCGTTTCAAACGCTGGCTCATCAACGGGATCGCGCTGACGATCCCGCTGGTGATCACGATACTGGCGTTGATCCTCGTCGTGGATTTCGTTCTGGGCGTGCTCTCGCCGGTCGTCCGCGGCGTGATGTTCGTCTGGCCCAACGAGCCGCCGGAGGCGGTCGTCCAGTTCGTCACGATGGGCTCGCTGTTGGCCTTCTTTCTGCTGGTCGGGATCGCCGCAGAGTACACGCCCGGCACGGCGATCTCCCAGCGCGTCCACGCGACCATGGAGACCATCCCGGGCGTGAGTACGATCTACGAGAGCGTCCGGCGGGCCAGCAAACTGCTGGTCGACGACGACACGGATCAGTTTCAGGACGTCAAACTCGTCGAGTTCCCCCATCGAGACGCCTACATGCTCGGCTTTCTGACTGCCCAGACGCCTCCGGACATCGAGGCCCAGGTCGGGAACGGGCCGATGGTGACGATCATGGTCCCGCTGGGCCCGAATCCGACGACGAACGGGTTCGTCATGCACATGCCCGCCGAACACGTCTACGACGTCGACGTCACCGTCGAGGAGGCGTTCCGCGTGATCGCGACGCTGGGCGTCGCCTCCGACGACCTCGGCGACGACACCTGA
- a CDS encoding M14 family metallopeptidase has protein sequence MTAAASCALAGVAGANSSAEPGSDLSRRSQQILEGTDHETTVYQTVANADGPTVLVVGGMHGNEVAGYEAASTVAEWEIDAGTLVTIPYANADAVEQRTRTGDDGVDLNRQFPEGEEPTTDLARALWTVVARSDPDVVIDLHESIGIYAGGPVDGVGQAIFHSDGTETATDAERAADAVNRNRVDEPGLEFETDTFSRPENEPSGLLVHKAARDLNAQSFLIETFSRGPDLETRIDWHTRIVTNLIEAGLFEPETTTDDSADDTSDDSDTEQVIEECPEDAS, from the coding sequence TTGACAGCCGCAGCCAGTTGTGCACTCGCCGGCGTCGCTGGTGCTAATTCGAGCGCAGAACCCGGCAGCGACCTCTCGAGACGCTCGCAGCAAATTCTCGAGGGCACCGATCACGAAACGACGGTGTACCAGACGGTTGCAAACGCCGACGGACCGACCGTACTGGTCGTTGGCGGAATGCACGGCAACGAAGTTGCAGGGTACGAGGCAGCGAGCACCGTTGCCGAGTGGGAAATCGATGCCGGTACGCTCGTAACGATCCCCTACGCGAACGCCGATGCTGTCGAGCAGCGGACGCGCACGGGCGACGACGGCGTCGATCTCAACCGACAGTTCCCCGAAGGCGAGGAGCCAACGACGGACCTCGCCCGAGCGCTCTGGACCGTCGTCGCCCGCTCCGATCCCGACGTGGTTATCGACCTCCACGAGTCGATCGGCATCTACGCCGGCGGCCCCGTCGACGGCGTCGGGCAGGCGATCTTCCACTCGGACGGTACCGAGACCGCCACCGATGCCGAGCGGGCCGCCGACGCCGTGAACCGAAACCGCGTCGACGAACCGGGGCTCGAGTTCGAGACTGATACCTTTTCCAGGCCGGAAAACGAACCGAGCGGGTTGCTCGTCCACAAGGCCGCTCGAGACCTGAACGCCCAGTCGTTTCTCATCGAAACCTTCTCGCGCGGTCCCGACCTCGAGACGCGCATCGACTGGCACACACGGATCGTGACGAACCTGATCGAAGCGGGACTGTTCGAACCTGAGACAACGACCGATGACTCGGCTGATGACACATCGGACGATTCCGATACCGAGCAAGTCATCGAAGAGTGCCCCGAAGACGCTTCCTGA
- a CDS encoding LAGLIDADG family homing endonuclease: MAQAGNSELVDSFEQFFRNYYDNEIKQLAQRYPNEQRSLHIDWQELYRYDPDLADDFLAQPEQLQRYAEEALRLYDLPIDVSLGQAHVRIRNLPETESPEIREIRARDMNTLVEVRGIVRKATDVRPKIEEAAFECQLCGTLSRVPQSSGDFQEPHECQGCERQGPFRVNFDQSEFVDSQKLRIQESPEGLRGGETPQSLDVHVEDDITGEVTPGDHVSATGVLRLEQQGDQQEKSPVFDFYMEGMSVDIDEEQFEDMDITDEDKKAIYDISNQDDVYEQMVASIAPSIYGYEQEKLAMILQLFSGVTKQLPDGSRIRGDLHMLLIGDPGTGKCVRGDTKVTLADGQDVPIRDLVESNLDDPKPIDDGWYDEIDLEVPSLQDDGSVGLQRATTVWKREAPEQMYRIQTSSGRELEVTPSHPLFVQRDCQFKPVVAEELTEGQFIAAPRSLPTKGDNSINIDFRRSQSRNAVQLDLPSEWTPSLARLVGYIVAEGYVEQRDDNTGFVSITNNDRAVLDDAAEALEKLNLNTTERGPHESKDARELLCSAGEFVSFLEALEPCILQSSDEQCVPDAIFKASESTKSEFLKAFIEGEGHVSESQREISVASMSRELLENVRTLLLSIGIRSQTHERQNGSYRLRISGGDFEKYVSRIGFVTERKQEVTLEYADTTGNTNLDIVPGLGSDLRQIRESLSLTQAECGLPRSTYQHYERGSRNPSRQSLREVVSAFKDALPAKANQGEDSAIADGGSVEASIAALEQFVEGDVYWERIESIDRVKPDYDWVYDLEIEGTHNYVSEGVISHNSQMLSYIQNIAPRAVYTSGKGSSSAGLTAAAVRDDFGDGQQWTLEAGALVLADQGIAAIDELDKMRAEDRSAMHEALEQQKISVSKAGINATLKSRCSLLGAANPKYGRFDQYEPIGEQIDLEPALISRFDLIFTVTDQPDEEKDRNLAEHIITTNYAGELTTQREEMTSLDVSAEEIDEMTEQVDPAIDAELLRKYIAYAKQNCHPRMTEAARNAIRDFYVDLRAKGTDEDAPVPVTARKLEALVRLSEASARVRLSDTVEESDANRVIEIVRSCLQDIGVDPETGEFDADIVEAGTSKSQRDRIKNLKQLISDIEEEYDDGAPVDIVMERAEEVGMDQSKAEHEIEKLKQKGEVYEPSTDTLRTT; this comes from the coding sequence ATGGCGCAAGCGGGCAATTCTGAACTCGTCGACTCGTTCGAGCAGTTCTTCCGCAACTACTACGACAACGAGATCAAGCAGCTTGCGCAGCGATACCCCAACGAGCAGCGCTCGCTCCACATCGACTGGCAGGAGCTCTACCGCTACGATCCCGACCTCGCGGACGACTTCCTCGCCCAGCCCGAACAGCTCCAGCGCTACGCCGAGGAGGCGCTGCGACTGTACGACCTCCCGATCGACGTCAGCCTCGGCCAGGCCCACGTCCGGATCCGGAACCTCCCCGAGACCGAGTCCCCCGAGATTCGTGAAATCCGCGCCCGCGACATGAACACCCTCGTGGAGGTCCGGGGCATCGTCCGGAAAGCCACGGACGTCCGCCCGAAAATCGAGGAGGCCGCCTTCGAGTGCCAGCTCTGTGGCACCCTCTCCCGCGTTCCCCAGTCCAGCGGCGACTTCCAGGAACCCCACGAGTGCCAGGGCTGTGAGCGACAGGGCCCCTTCCGCGTGAACTTCGACCAATCCGAGTTCGTCGACTCCCAGAAGCTCCGCATCCAGGAGAGCCCCGAGGGACTGCGCGGCGGCGAGACGCCCCAGTCGCTCGACGTCCACGTCGAGGACGACATCACCGGCGAGGTCACGCCCGGCGACCACGTGTCGGCGACCGGCGTTCTCCGCCTCGAGCAACAGGGCGACCAGCAGGAGAAGTCTCCCGTCTTCGACTTCTACATGGAGGGGATGTCCGTCGACATCGACGAGGAGCAGTTCGAGGACATGGACATCACCGACGAGGACAAGAAGGCGATCTACGATATCTCGAATCAGGACGACGTCTACGAGCAGATGGTCGCCTCCATCGCGCCCTCGATCTACGGCTACGAGCAGGAGAAGCTCGCAATGATCCTCCAGTTGTTCTCGGGCGTGACGAAGCAGCTTCCCGACGGCTCGAGGATTCGCGGCGACCTGCATATGCTGCTGATCGGGGACCCCGGTACGGGTAAGTGTGTCCGCGGAGATACGAAGGTCACACTCGCGGACGGACAGGACGTTCCGATCCGTGATCTCGTTGAATCGAATCTCGATGATCCGAAGCCGATCGACGACGGCTGGTACGACGAAATCGATCTCGAGGTTCCCTCCTTACAGGACGACGGATCGGTCGGCCTACAGCGGGCGACAACGGTCTGGAAACGTGAAGCGCCCGAACAGATGTATCGGATTCAGACCTCGAGCGGACGAGAACTCGAGGTGACGCCGTCGCATCCGCTGTTCGTACAGCGTGACTGCCAGTTCAAGCCGGTCGTCGCCGAGGAACTCACTGAAGGACAGTTTATTGCTGCGCCGCGATCCCTACCAACGAAGGGAGACAACTCCATCAATATTGATTTCCGCCGATCTCAGTCGCGTAACGCGGTACAACTCGATCTCCCGTCCGAATGGACCCCCTCGCTAGCCCGACTCGTCGGGTATATCGTTGCGGAAGGATACGTCGAACAGCGGGACGATAATACCGGATTTGTCTCGATTACGAACAACGATAGAGCAGTATTGGACGACGCAGCGGAGGCGCTGGAGAAGTTGAACCTCAATACGACGGAACGAGGTCCACACGAATCGAAGGATGCTCGCGAACTGCTGTGTTCGGCAGGAGAATTCGTGAGCTTCCTCGAAGCACTCGAACCATGTATTCTTCAGTCGTCCGACGAACAATGCGTCCCGGATGCGATCTTCAAGGCCTCTGAATCGACGAAGTCAGAATTCCTCAAGGCCTTTATCGAAGGGGAAGGGCATGTTTCGGAGTCTCAGCGAGAGATTTCGGTCGCTTCGATGAGCCGCGAGTTACTCGAAAACGTCCGAACGTTGCTCCTCTCGATCGGAATCCGCTCGCAGACTCACGAGCGACAGAATGGCAGTTATCGACTCAGGATAAGCGGAGGTGACTTCGAGAAGTACGTCTCTCGAATCGGATTCGTAACTGAGCGGAAACAGGAGGTGACATTAGAGTACGCGGACACAACCGGAAATACGAATCTCGATATCGTCCCGGGACTGGGTTCAGACCTGCGACAGATTCGCGAATCCTTATCGCTAACACAGGCAGAGTGTGGGCTACCTCGATCGACGTATCAGCACTACGAACGCGGATCGAGAAATCCGAGTCGACAGAGCCTCCGAGAGGTCGTCTCAGCGTTTAAAGATGCGCTACCAGCAAAAGCTAACCAAGGCGAGGATAGCGCCATAGCTGACGGCGGATCCGTAGAAGCGAGTATTGCTGCTCTCGAGCAGTTCGTGGAAGGTGACGTCTATTGGGAACGGATTGAATCTATCGACAGAGTCAAACCCGACTACGATTGGGTATACGACCTCGAGATCGAGGGAACGCACAACTACGTCTCGGAGGGCGTCATCTCACACAACTCCCAGATGCTGAGCTACATTCAGAACATCGCGCCTCGAGCCGTTTACACCTCCGGGAAAGGGTCATCTTCGGCGGGACTTACTGCCGCCGCCGTCCGCGACGACTTCGGCGACGGCCAGCAGTGGACCCTCGAGGCCGGCGCGCTCGTCCTCGCCGACCAGGGGATCGCCGCGATCGACGAACTCGACAAAATGCGCGCGGAAGACCGCAGTGCCATGCACGAGGCCTTGGAGCAGCAGAAGATCTCGGTCTCGAAGGCCGGCATCAACGCGACGCTCAAGTCCCGCTGCTCGCTGCTGGGCGCGGCGAACCCCAAGTACGGCCGGTTCGACCAGTACGAGCCGATCGGCGAGCAGATCGACCTCGAGCCGGCGCTCATCTCCCGGTTCGACCTGATCTTCACGGTCACCGACCAGCCCGACGAGGAGAAAGACCGCAACCTCGCGGAGCACATCATCACCACGAACTACGCCGGCGAGTTGACCACCCAGCGCGAGGAGATGACCTCGCTCGACGTGAGTGCCGAGGAGATCGACGAGATGACCGAGCAGGTCGATCCGGCGATCGACGCCGAACTGCTGCGCAAGTACATCGCCTACGCGAAGCAGAACTGCCACCCACGGATGACCGAGGCGGCCCGGAACGCGATCCGGGACTTCTACGTGGATCTGCGCGCGAAGGGGACCGACGAGGACGCTCCAGTTCCCGTCACGGCCCGAAAGCTCGAGGCACTCGTCCGCCTCTCGGAGGCCAGCGCCCGCGTGCGCCTCTCGGATACGGTCGAGGAGTCGGACGCGAACCGCGTCATCGAGATCGTCCGCTCCTGTCTGCAGGACATCGGCGTCGATCCCGAGACGGGCGAGTTCGACGCGGACATCGTCGAGGCCGGCACCTCGAAGTCCCAGCGCGACCGGATCAAGAACCTGAAACAGCTGATCAGCGACATCGAGGAAGAGTACGACGACGGCGCGCCGGTCGACATCGTCATGGAACGGGCCGAGGAGGTCGGCATGGACCAGTCCAAGGCCGAACACGAGATCGAGAAGCTAAAGCAGAAAGGCGAGGTTTACGAGCCGAGTACGGACACCCTCCGAACGACGTAA
- a CDS encoding PGF-CTERM sorting domain-containing protein: MTFETTRETRWTVLAAVMIASMVALSTVAAGAATAAAADADESADTNLEVTVNAPDSVATTESSTFDVTVTSSDGEPATTDVVFEINGEEIQEEVTASTDDTGSVTFTAEGIALPEGDYEWTITAGDEERSGTLTVTDTADDGATDGTAADGDTETTDNDTTVSENDAAADETAGNTTDDDAEAAENDTAASENGTAADNDSEAADDDTTASENETGTDDTADNDSETEEEEESVPGFGIGGALSAVLAGTLLLVRRRS; encoded by the coding sequence ATGACATTCGAAACAACTCGAGAAACCCGATGGACCGTACTCGCCGCAGTGATGATCGCGTCGATGGTCGCTCTGTCGACGGTCGCTGCGGGCGCAGCAACCGCGGCCGCCGCAGACGCCGACGAAAGTGCTGATACGAACCTCGAGGTGACGGTCAATGCACCGGACTCGGTCGCAACGACCGAATCGAGCACGTTCGACGTGACCGTAACCTCATCCGATGGCGAACCAGCGACGACCGACGTCGTCTTCGAGATCAACGGAGAGGAGATCCAGGAGGAAGTGACTGCCAGCACCGACGACACGGGGTCCGTCACCTTCACTGCTGAAGGGATTGCCCTCCCCGAAGGTGACTACGAGTGGACGATCACCGCCGGTGACGAGGAACGGTCGGGAACGCTCACTGTTACCGATACCGCGGACGACGGTGCTACCGACGGTACCGCCGCTGACGGCGACACCGAGACCACCGACAACGACACTACCGTTTCGGAGAACGACGCTGCCGCTGACGAGACTGCTGGCAATACTACTGACGACGACGCCGAGGCCGCTGAGAACGACACTGCCGCTTCGGAGAACGGCACTGCTGCTGACAACGACAGCGAAGCCGCTGACGACGACACTACCGCTTCGGAGAACGAGACAGGTACTGACGATACCGCTGACAACGATAGCGAAACTGAGGAGGAGGAGGAATCAGTTCCCGGCTTCGGCATCGGCGGTGCGCTCTCCGCCGTGCTCGCAGGAACGTTGCTGTTAGTCCGCCGGCGTAGCTAA